From the Streptomyces sp. Tu 2975 genome, one window contains:
- a CDS encoding glycosyl hydrolase family 65 protein, giving the protein MHEWIWTYEGYDPARERLREALCTLGNGYFATRGAAPECTADDTHYPGTYAAGCYNRLTSTVAGRQVENEDMVNLPNWLPLRFRLYRVAGDAAWFTPDSTALAEHRQSLDLRAGTLERTMRYVAEDGRALTVRQVRLVHMADPHLAVLRTQFTAEGWSGDIEVEAALDGAVTNSGVARYRELNGSHLVHVNAGDGEPDTMWLRCRTTTSDVRIGMAARTVADEPTDEERARTAHEPLRAVQLLRLTLPGGVTRTVDKTVALHTSRDAAISDPLHAAVGRVGRAPGFEALLESHRAAWRQLWRRGELDVPGEAGSILRLHLFHVLQTLSPHTADLDVGVPARGLHGEAYRGHIFWDELFVLPYLNLHFPEVSRALLMYRYRRLEQARVLARDAGHTGAMYPWQSGSDGREETQELHLNPRSGRWLPDHSRLQHHVGSAIAYNVWQYCEASGDAEFLHTKGAEMLTQVARFWAGFAQYDEQLERYRIRGVVGPDEYHEGYPGSCLPGLDDNAYTNVTAVWVLARALEVVRELPEPRRRELYERIGLDRGELARWEEVSRRMYVPFHDGVISQFHGYGDLEELDWDGLRARHGNIRRLDRVLEAENDSVNRYKASKQADVLMLGYLFSPVELRGLFRRLGHELEEETWHRTVDYYLKRTSHGSTLSGLVHGWLLARQRREDAWTYVKEALEGDIADLQGGTTEEGIHLGAMAGTLDLVQRGLTGMETRGGALWFDPVHSPQLAEYGFSVRYHGHWGVRVRMRPGELHIGVPASDGGPIEVRLTDRTVSVEPGGSRLLMLPDDGHRPAP; this is encoded by the coding sequence ATGCACGAGTGGATCTGGACGTACGAGGGTTACGACCCCGCGCGCGAGCGCCTGCGCGAGGCGCTGTGCACGCTCGGCAACGGCTACTTCGCCACACGGGGAGCCGCCCCCGAGTGCACCGCCGACGACACGCACTACCCGGGCACGTACGCGGCGGGCTGCTACAACCGTCTCACCTCGACCGTCGCCGGCCGGCAGGTCGAGAACGAGGACATGGTCAACCTGCCCAACTGGCTTCCCCTGCGCTTCCGTCTCTACCGCGTCGCCGGCGACGCGGCCTGGTTCACCCCGGACAGCACGGCGCTGGCAGAACACCGCCAGAGCCTCGATCTGCGGGCGGGCACCCTCGAGCGCACCATGCGCTACGTGGCCGAGGACGGCCGTGCCCTCACGGTGCGTCAGGTTCGGCTGGTCCACATGGCCGATCCACATCTTGCCGTGCTGCGCACCCAGTTCACGGCCGAAGGCTGGTCGGGGGACATCGAGGTCGAGGCCGCGCTCGACGGGGCGGTGACCAACAGCGGCGTGGCGCGCTACCGGGAGCTCAACGGCAGCCATCTCGTCCACGTCAACGCCGGTGACGGCGAGCCGGACACGATGTGGCTGCGCTGCCGCACCACCACCTCCGACGTCCGGATCGGTATGGCGGCCCGCACGGTCGCCGACGAGCCCACCGACGAGGAACGGGCCCGTACCGCCCATGAACCGCTGCGTGCCGTGCAGCTGCTGAGGCTGACCCTCCCGGGAGGTGTCACCCGTACGGTCGACAAGACCGTCGCGCTGCACACCTCGAGGGACGCCGCGATCAGCGACCCGCTCCACGCGGCCGTCGGCCGGGTCGGCCGGGCGCCGGGCTTCGAGGCGCTGCTGGAGTCGCACAGGGCGGCGTGGCGGCAACTGTGGCGCAGGGGTGAGCTGGACGTGCCGGGGGAGGCGGGCAGCATTCTGCGGCTGCACCTCTTCCATGTGCTGCAGACGCTGTCCCCGCACACGGCCGACCTCGACGTCGGTGTGCCGGCCCGCGGCTTGCACGGCGAGGCGTACCGCGGCCATATCTTCTGGGACGAGCTGTTCGTCCTGCCGTATCTGAACCTGCACTTCCCCGAGGTCTCCCGCGCCTTGCTCATGTACCGCTACCGCCGGCTGGAACAGGCCCGCGTGCTGGCCCGCGACGCCGGTCACACCGGCGCCATGTACCCGTGGCAGAGTGGCAGCGACGGCCGCGAGGAGACACAGGAGCTGCATCTCAATCCCCGGTCCGGCCGCTGGCTGCCGGACCACTCCCGCCTCCAGCACCATGTCGGGTCCGCCATCGCGTACAACGTGTGGCAGTACTGCGAGGCGAGCGGCGACGCGGAGTTCCTGCACACCAAGGGCGCGGAGATGCTCACCCAGGTCGCGCGGTTCTGGGCCGGATTCGCGCAGTACGACGAGCAGTTGGAGCGCTACCGCATCCGCGGCGTCGTAGGTCCGGACGAGTACCACGAGGGGTACCCCGGCTCCTGCCTGCCGGGGCTCGACGACAACGCCTATACGAATGTCACCGCCGTGTGGGTGCTGGCCCGAGCCCTTGAGGTGGTGCGAGAACTGCCGGAGCCGCGCCGCCGTGAACTGTACGAGCGCATCGGCCTCGACCGCGGGGAGCTCGCCCGCTGGGAGGAGGTGTCGCGCCGGATGTACGTACCCTTCCATGACGGTGTCATCAGCCAGTTCCACGGCTACGGCGACCTGGAGGAGCTCGACTGGGACGGCCTGCGCGCCCGGCACGGGAACATCCGCCGCCTCGACCGGGTGCTGGAGGCGGAGAACGACAGCGTCAACCGCTACAAGGCCTCCAAGCAGGCCGACGTCCTGATGCTGGGCTACCTCTTCTCGCCGGTCGAACTGCGGGGCCTCTTCCGGAGGTTGGGCCATGAACTCGAAGAGGAGACCTGGCACCGGACGGTCGACTACTACCTGAAGCGCACCAGTCACGGCTCCACGCTGAGCGGCCTGGTCCACGGCTGGCTGCTGGCGCGCCAACGGCGCGAGGACGCGTGGACCTACGTGAAGGAGGCACTGGAGGGCGACATCGCCGATCTCCAGGGCGGCACCACGGAGGAAGGCATCCACCTCGGGGCGATGGCGGGCACGCTCGACCTGGTGCAGCGTGGTCTGACCGGGATGGAGACCCGTGGCGGAGCGCTGTGGTTCGACCCCGTGCACTCGCCACAGCTCGCCGAGTACGGCTTCTCCGTCCGCTACCACGGCCATTGGGGCGTGAGGGTGCGGATGCGGCCCGGAGAACTGCACATCGGCGTGCCGGCCTCCGACGGGGGACCGATCGAAGTGCGGCTCACGGACCGGACGGTGTCGGTCGAGCCGGGCGGCTCCCGGCTGCTGATGCTGCCCGACGACGGGCACCGGCCCGCGCCCTGA
- a CDS encoding ATP-binding protein, giving the protein MKRPPGMPTDAPEYATEEPVVPGGFSACGLDGRPRNAGQARKFAANTLHGWALRPLVTDVELIVSELVGNAVRHALPPAAPRTDEYPVWLGLFRYSTHLVCAVTDPSPAPPRLGDPGPAASGGRGLLLVDSLSDSWSWRPAPPAGKTVWACLPLPGQQDSG; this is encoded by the coding sequence GTGAAACGTCCGCCCGGCATGCCCACCGACGCGCCGGAGTACGCCACGGAAGAACCTGTCGTCCCCGGCGGCTTCTCCGCATGCGGGCTGGACGGCCGCCCGAGGAACGCTGGACAGGCGCGGAAGTTCGCCGCGAACACCCTTCACGGGTGGGCCCTGCGGCCGCTGGTGACGGACGTCGAACTGATCGTCAGCGAGCTCGTCGGCAACGCGGTCCGGCACGCCCTTCCGCCCGCCGCGCCGCGCACCGACGAGTACCCGGTCTGGCTCGGACTCTTCCGCTACAGCACCCACCTGGTCTGCGCGGTGACCGACCCCAGTCCGGCGCCGCCTCGCCTGGGTGATCCCGGCCCGGCCGCCTCGGGAGGCCGCGGCCTGCTGCTGGTCGACTCGCTGAGCGACAGCTGGTCCTGGCGGCCGGCACCTCCTGCGGGCAAAACCGTCTGGGCATGCCTGCCTCTGCCGGGACAGCAGGACTCCGGCTGA
- a CDS encoding SAM-dependent methyltransferase encodes MQSSWRPDAIDTKVPSVARMYDYFLGGDDNYQSDRDACEELLKQVPSTKTLAVNNRRFLRRVVRMLAADYGIRQFIDHGSGLPTQDNVHQVAQSIDPGSRVVYVDNDPIVLAHGRALLDENDRTTVIQADMRDTDGIFGHEETRRLIDFSQPVAALFVSVMHCIPDEDDPAAIVRRVAERLVPGSFLVVCQLVSDRPEIRKFVTDYMAQATDNHWGRVREEHEVATYLDGMEILEPGLVEVSTWRPDNDLAPVQQTDEWIEWGGVARIP; translated from the coding sequence ATGCAGAGTTCGTGGCGCCCCGACGCCATCGACACCAAAGTGCCCAGCGTGGCACGTATGTACGACTACTTCCTGGGGGGCGACGACAACTATCAGTCGGACCGCGACGCTTGCGAAGAACTTCTGAAGCAGGTCCCCAGCACGAAGACACTCGCCGTCAACAACCGCCGCTTCCTGCGCCGTGTCGTGCGGATGCTGGCGGCCGACTACGGCATCCGCCAGTTCATCGACCACGGATCCGGTCTGCCGACACAGGACAACGTCCACCAGGTCGCGCAGTCGATCGATCCCGGGTCCAGGGTCGTCTACGTCGACAACGACCCCATCGTGCTCGCGCACGGCCGGGCCCTGCTCGACGAGAACGACCGCACCACGGTCATCCAGGCCGACATGCGCGACACCGACGGTATTTTCGGCCACGAGGAGACCCGGCGGCTGATCGATTTCAGCCAGCCTGTCGCGGCTCTCTTCGTGTCGGTGATGCACTGCATCCCGGACGAGGACGATCCCGCCGCAATCGTGCGGCGGGTCGCGGAACGCCTGGTGCCGGGCAGCTTCCTCGTCGTCTGCCAACTGGTGAGCGACCGGCCGGAGATCCGCAAGTTCGTCACCGACTACATGGCACAGGCCACCGACAACCACTGGGGCAGGGTCCGCGAGGAACACGAGGTCGCCACCTACCTCGACGGCATGGAGATCCTGGAGCCCGGGCTGGTGGAGGTCTCCACCTGGCGCCCTGACAACGATCTGGCGCCGGTGCAGCAGACCGACGAATGGATCGAGTGGGGCGGGGTCGCCCGCATCCCGTAG
- a CDS encoding LysR family transcriptional regulator, whose translation MPGLDLLSTFVEIYRCGSISAAAERLGLTQPAVSGQLARLEEQLGEQLFVRSRKGVTPTAHAADLAARVGTHLDELRAALEPSRAGAAHVGTVRIAGPGELMAMRVLPTLAPLTTRGLRIHVTLGLARDLLAALAEGHVELVVSAIRPTQQDIVTTPLIDEEFVLVGAPSLARSVDSARLAGDPVDALAHLPLVGYADDLPIVRRYWLSEFDRRPPNHISVIVPDLRAVLAAVIAGAGVSALPRYLAEPALSAGSVELLHEPAAPPLNTLYLATRAGALVHPPLALVHDHLRTRAHSWGAL comes from the coding sequence GTGCCCGGACTCGATCTGCTGTCCACCTTCGTGGAGATCTACCGTTGCGGGTCGATCTCCGCCGCGGCCGAGCGCCTCGGGCTCACCCAGCCGGCCGTGAGCGGGCAGCTGGCCAGGCTCGAGGAGCAACTGGGGGAGCAGTTGTTCGTCCGCTCCCGCAAGGGCGTCACGCCCACCGCGCACGCCGCCGATCTCGCCGCCCGTGTCGGCACGCACCTCGACGAGCTACGGGCGGCGCTGGAACCGTCGCGCGCCGGGGCGGCGCATGTCGGGACCGTGCGGATCGCCGGCCCCGGCGAGCTGATGGCCATGCGCGTCCTGCCCACGCTCGCGCCGCTGACGACCCGGGGGCTGCGGATCCATGTGACGCTGGGGCTCGCCAGGGACCTGCTGGCCGCCCTCGCGGAGGGACACGTGGAGCTGGTGGTGTCCGCCATCAGACCGACGCAGCAGGACATCGTGACCACGCCGCTCATCGACGAGGAGTTCGTCCTCGTCGGCGCGCCGTCGCTGGCCCGCAGTGTCGACAGCGCGCGGCTGGCCGGCGATCCGGTGGACGCCCTCGCCCATCTCCCGCTGGTCGGTTACGCGGACGACCTGCCCATCGTCCGCCGCTACTGGCTGAGCGAGTTCGACCGCCGGCCGCCGAACCACATCTCCGTGATCGTCCCGGATCTGCGCGCCGTTCTGGCCGCCGTGATCGCGGGCGCGGGGGTGAGCGCCCTCCCCCGCTACCTCGCCGAGCCGGCCCTCTCCGCGGGCTCCGTCGAACTGCTCCACGAGCCCGCCGCCCCGCCGCTCAACACGCTCTACCTGGCGACCAGGGCCGGGGCCCTCGTCCACCCTCCCCTGGCGCTCGTCCACGACCACCTCCGCACCCGCGCCCACTCGTGGGGAGCGCTCTGA
- a CDS encoding DUF397 domain-containing protein — translation MEFVNGMQASALESVTWIKSSHSNATGNCVEMATLPGGRIAIRNSRDPHGPALVCTRDEFAGFVAGAREGGFDAVIG, via the coding sequence ATGGAGTTCGTCAACGGAATGCAGGCCAGTGCGCTGGAGTCGGTGACCTGGATCAAGAGCAGTCACAGCAACGCCACGGGAAACTGTGTCGAGATGGCGACGCTGCCGGGCGGCCGGATCGCGATCCGGAACTCACGGGACCCGCACGGGCCGGCGCTCGTCTGCACGCGCGACGAGTTCGCGGGATTCGTGGCGGGGGCCCGTGAGGGAGGTTTCGACGCGGTAATCGGCTGA